The following proteins come from a genomic window of Phycisphaerae bacterium:
- a CDS encoding ADP-ribosylglycohydrolase family protein: MPWREAGVPGSMGCGSAMRTGPIGLYFWNDEARLIGVARASSVLTHRHPTAQASAAAAALLVAWAVRGDDPARYPERLSSIMGKMDGGHPVAELVERIPDVLARHPDEVLCDGVLGESWVGHEAVASALYCVCRSPGNYRQTVITGANTVGDSDSIACIAGAISGAYNGLDGIPASWRQTVENSAALHDLASELLRAMPCR; encoded by the coding sequence CTGCCCTGGCGCGAGGCGGGTGTCCCAGGCTCCATGGGTTGCGGCAGTGCGATGCGGACCGGACCGATTGGGCTGTACTTTTGGAATGACGAAGCCCGACTGATTGGGGTGGCCAGGGCAAGCTCAGTCCTGACCCATCGTCATCCCACCGCCCAGGCGTCGGCGGCGGCAGCCGCCTTGCTGGTCGCATGGGCGGTTCGGGGCGATGACCCCGCCCGCTATCCAGAGAGACTGAGCAGCATCATGGGCAAGATGGACGGCGGTCACCCGGTGGCTGAACTGGTTGAACGGATTCCAGATGTTCTGGCTCGTCATCCCGACGAGGTGCTGTGCGACGGGGTGCTTGGGGAGTCATGGGTAGGCCACGAAGCGGTAGCCAGTGCCCTGTATTGTGTTTGTCGAAGCCCAGGAAACTACCGACAGACGGTCATCACTGGGGCAAATACGGTGGGTGATTCGGACAGCATTGCCTGTATCGCAGGAGCGATCAGCGGCGCGTACAACGGCCTTGACGGCATTCCCGCGAGCTGGCGGCAAACCGTAGAGAATTCCGCCGCTCTCCATGATCTGGCTTCAGAACTCCTTCGAGCCATGCCTTGCCGTTGA
- a CDS encoding glycosyl hydrolase family 57, with amino-acid sequence MRGITISECVVGLPNICGLEESISEAVAWPGSLYLAKSGIDFSRIKSAFAIALHMHQPLIPAGAIDLRTPVISNLKYMMDNPNTGDNHNAPVFHQCYKRMGQFIPELVREGMRPRVMLDYSGCLLYGLRAMGLDDVFDSLKAITCDPSYWCCVEWLGSAWGHPVAPSTPVQDYRLHVRAWQHQFAAIFGLEALSRVRGFSPAEMALPNHPDVNYEFVRTLKESGYRWVLVQEHSVEQAEDGGPIRYPHVPHRLLAKNSRGERLSITAIIKTQGSDTKLVGQMQPYYEAKGLSRVWVAGESLPPLVTQIADGENGGVMMNEFPPKYHAVMRECSGSDTPIVNVTEYLEYLESIGITDEDLPAIQPIMQKRVWDRFENGAGPEALAKILRQLKSEDGRFHMEGGSWTNSISWVRGYENVLGPMETASALFAEKVLDRGVPTSDPRYRNALYHLMMTQTSCYRYWGPGIWTDYGRDLCRRTMDILEHDF; translated from the coding sequence ATGCGAGGCATCACGATTTCCGAATGCGTCGTCGGACTCCCGAACATCTGCGGATTGGAGGAGTCGATAAGTGAGGCTGTGGCCTGGCCCGGTTCCCTCTATCTGGCTAAGAGCGGCATCGACTTCAGCCGCATCAAGAGCGCTTTCGCCATCGCGCTGCACATGCACCAACCTCTGATCCCCGCCGGGGCTATTGATCTGCGGACGCCGGTCATCAGCAACCTCAAGTACATGATGGATAATCCAAACACCGGGGACAACCACAACGCGCCCGTCTTTCACCAATGCTACAAGCGGATGGGCCAGTTCATCCCTGAGCTCGTCCGCGAGGGGATGCGGCCGCGGGTCATGCTTGATTACTCGGGCTGCCTCCTCTACGGGCTCCGCGCGATGGGGCTGGACGACGTGTTCGACAGCCTCAAGGCCATCACCTGCGATCCTTCGTACTGGTGCTGCGTTGAGTGGCTCGGTTCAGCCTGGGGTCATCCGGTAGCGCCGTCGACTCCGGTGCAGGACTACCGACTCCACGTCCGGGCCTGGCAGCACCAGTTCGCCGCGATCTTCGGCCTTGAGGCGCTCAGTCGCGTGCGAGGGTTCTCCCCTGCCGAGATGGCCCTGCCCAACCACCCGGATGTGAACTACGAGTTTGTGAGAACCCTTAAGGAGAGTGGATACCGTTGGGTGCTGGTCCAGGAGCATTCGGTGGAGCAGGCCGAGGACGGAGGCCCCATTCGTTATCCTCACGTCCCGCATCGACTGCTGGCGAAGAATTCACGCGGCGAGCGCCTCAGCATCACCGCCATCATCAAGACCCAGGGTAGCGACACCAAACTCGTCGGCCAGATGCAGCCGTACTACGAGGCCAAGGGCCTTTCGCGCGTGTGGGTGGCTGGCGAGTCGCTCCCCCCGCTCGTGACACAGATCGCCGACGGCGAGAATGGCGGCGTGATGATGAACGAGTTCCCTCCCAAGTACCACGCTGTCATGCGGGAGTGTTCGGGAAGTGACACGCCCATCGTGAACGTCACGGAGTACCTGGAGTACCTCGAATCGATAGGCATTACTGACGAGGACTTGCCTGCCATCCAGCCCATCATGCAAAAGCGCGTTTGGGACCGCTTCGAGAATGGTGCCGGGCCGGAAGCGCTGGCCAAGATTCTCAGGCAGTTGAAGTCCGAGGACGGCAGATTCCACATGGAGGGCGGCAGTTGGACGAACAGTATCTCGTGGGTCCGCGGCTACGAGAACGTGCTGGGGCCGATGGAGACAGCGAGCGCGTTGTTCGCGGAGAAGGTGCTTGATCGCGGCGTGCCCACGTCCGACCCTCGGTATCGCAACGCGCTCTATCATCTGATGATGACCCAGACCAGCTGCTACCGCTACTGGGGCCCGGGCATTTGGACCGACTACGGGCGCGACTTGTGCCGGCGAACCATGGACATTCTCGAACATGACTTTTGA
- a CDS encoding tryptophan-rich sensory protein, translating into MDWMTWYNGLAKPSWTPSPPTIGLIWQILYPIIIVTFGFVFVQAFRGKVAWVVALPFAVNLVTNLIFTPIQFGMRNLPLASVDIVILWTTIIWAAVAVWPHYRWVAMAQLPYFVWVSIASVLQLAITWMNSGR; encoded by the coding sequence GTGGACTGGATGACCTGGTACAACGGACTGGCCAAACCGAGTTGGACGCCATCGCCGCCGACCATCGGATTAATCTGGCAGATTCTTTACCCGATTATCATCGTCACCTTCGGATTCGTCTTCGTGCAGGCGTTTCGTGGGAAGGTGGCCTGGGTTGTTGCCTTGCCCTTCGCCGTCAACCTTGTGACAAACCTGATCTTCACGCCCATCCAGTTCGGGATGCGGAACCTGCCTCTGGCTTCGGTGGACATCGTGATCTTGTGGACCACCATCATCTGGGCGGCGGTTGCCGTGTGGCCGCATTACCGGTGGGTCGCAATGGCTCAGCTGCCTTACTTCGTCTGGGTCTCAATCGCCAGCGTGCTGCAACTCGCGATCACCTGGATGAACTCAGGCAGGTGA
- a CDS encoding site-specific integrase, which translates to MASLRIRNGVYSLIFWWKGKQHIKALGTDNEAEAMQIKQDAEDQLARIRNGKSALASKLLADGHSILDVLFGSPEIGHLLAKPSDDNPLTLSELRDAFIDHLQSTDRTPGHLEGTRIHLDHFIRVLGDERVMSLTDNDMAKFKQKREQENAARQKKVGQEAAKSDAKREKKRTAVAKRHVSHGTIRADFKSLKSAINWAVTRKPPLLTSCPFTIPSLGSSTLKPFLPTEEMNRLLARTPATEQGDLTARWVLDLDEINKFVKKTAEKMSEMLLPIQLVCSTGMRRIQLVRLKPTDYVKGTLTITSKKGARERGLSEVQLTIELKDSVSKALEQHIKKLPKGSKILFPIFDDMNYSGINSRWKGNGKRTLEQRRCDKADRLFEKLVEGTDFERLDGYHALRHSFISILVAQGKTWDQIAAFVGHLDPKTTRRYIHFMPKDKRATVESIPFEF; encoded by the coding sequence ATGGCGTCCTTACGAATACGAAACGGCGTTTACTCCCTGATCTTCTGGTGGAAGGGCAAACAACACATCAAAGCCCTCGGAACAGACAACGAAGCCGAAGCCATGCAAATCAAACAGGACGCGGAAGACCAACTTGCCCGTATCCGCAACGGCAAGAGCGCCCTCGCCTCCAAACTCCTCGCCGACGGCCATTCCATCCTCGACGTCCTGTTCGGCTCCCCCGAAATCGGACACCTGCTCGCAAAACCATCCGACGATAATCCCCTGACCCTGTCCGAACTCCGTGACGCCTTCATCGACCACCTGCAATCTACGGATCGGACCCCCGGCCACCTCGAAGGCACCCGCATCCATCTTGACCACTTCATCCGCGTCCTGGGGGACGAGCGGGTGATGAGCCTGACCGACAACGACATGGCCAAGTTCAAGCAGAAACGAGAACAGGAAAACGCCGCCAGACAGAAGAAGGTCGGGCAGGAGGCCGCGAAGTCCGATGCGAAGCGGGAGAAGAAGAGAACTGCCGTCGCGAAACGCCACGTCAGCCACGGGACCATCAGGGCCGATTTCAAGTCGCTCAAGTCCGCGATCAACTGGGCAGTGACCCGCAAGCCGCCGCTGCTGACCTCATGCCCGTTCACGATTCCGTCACTTGGAAGTTCCACCCTGAAACCGTTTCTGCCCACGGAAGAAATGAACCGCCTTCTTGCTCGCACACCGGCCACGGAGCAGGGAGACCTGACCGCTCGCTGGGTGCTCGATCTGGACGAGATCAACAAGTTCGTGAAAAAGACGGCGGAGAAGATGTCCGAGATGCTGTTGCCGATCCAACTCGTTTGCTCGACGGGGATGCGGCGGATACAGCTCGTTCGGCTCAAACCGACGGATTACGTGAAAGGCACACTCACGATCACGAGCAAGAAGGGCGCAAGGGAACGGGGTCTGTCGGAGGTCCAACTCACGATTGAGTTGAAGGATTCGGTATCGAAGGCGCTGGAGCAGCACATCAAGAAGCTACCGAAGGGCAGCAAGATCCTGTTTCCCATTTTCGATGACATGAATTACTCGGGCATCAATTCCCGGTGGAAAGGCAACGGCAAGCGGACGCTGGAACAGCGGCGGTGTGACAAGGCGGACAGGTTGTTTGAGAAGTTGGTTGAGGGCACGGACTTCGAGAGGCTCGACGGATATCACGCGCTGCGGCATTCGTTCATCTCGATTCTGGTGGCGCAGGGGAAGACATGGGATCAGATCGCAGCGTTCGTGGGGCATCTGGACCCGAAGACAACGCGCAGGTACATTCATTTCATGCCGAAGGACAAGCGGGCGACGGTAGAGTCGATACCGTTCGAGTTTTGA
- the hflX gene encoding GTPase HflX — translation MGTELRDNISVQREKAVLVGVAFDDSPYDPAASLKELASLAESAGAGIVGVVRQRRQRPDGRYYIGKGKVEELAETVERQGADVVIVDDDLSPTQIREIEEACKCKVIDRSELILDIFANRARTHEARLQVELAQLEYTAPRLRGMWTHLERIAGAGGGTGVGSVGGIGTRGPGERQIEIDRRIVNRRVTMLKRQISEIDRRKVRQVRSRGDHFNVSLVGYTNAGKSTLMNALTDAGVLAVDRLFATLDTKTRRWNLGAGDCVLLSDTVGFVQRLPHHLVASFRATLEEAIHADLLLHIVDASAPTAWSQYQAVTRVFDDLGCTGHHSLVLLNKTDAVEDQAMFQVLRHQLPDALPISARTAVGLTELTERVRELAGGPSQRAVIRLSTTDGRAIAYVERHAEVLDRRYADHAVEMDVVIRNSHLNRLREHHPASQVVNAR, via the coding sequence TTGGGAACGGAACTAAGAGACAATATCTCGGTTCAACGCGAGAAAGCCGTCCTGGTGGGGGTTGCATTCGACGACTCCCCTTACGATCCTGCGGCCTCTTTGAAGGAACTTGCATCGCTGGCGGAATCCGCCGGTGCTGGCATTGTCGGGGTGGTGCGTCAGCGCCGGCAGCGTCCGGACGGCCGCTACTACATCGGTAAAGGGAAGGTCGAGGAACTCGCCGAAACGGTCGAGCGGCAGGGGGCCGATGTGGTCATCGTCGACGACGACCTCTCGCCCACCCAGATTCGCGAGATTGAAGAGGCGTGCAAGTGCAAGGTCATCGACCGCAGCGAGCTGATTCTGGACATCTTCGCGAACCGGGCCCGGACCCATGAGGCTCGGTTGCAGGTCGAACTCGCTCAGCTCGAGTACACCGCGCCGCGGCTTCGCGGCATGTGGACCCACCTGGAGCGGATCGCCGGAGCGGGCGGCGGAACCGGGGTTGGTTCGGTGGGCGGGATTGGCACGCGTGGACCGGGAGAGCGGCAGATCGAGATCGACCGCCGGATCGTCAACCGCCGGGTCACCATGCTCAAGCGTCAGATCTCCGAGATCGATCGCCGCAAGGTCCGGCAGGTCCGCTCGCGAGGCGACCACTTCAATGTCTCGCTCGTCGGGTACACCAACGCCGGGAAGAGCACGCTGATGAACGCCCTCACGGACGCCGGCGTGCTCGCGGTGGACAGGCTGTTCGCGACGCTTGACACCAAGACGCGACGCTGGAATCTGGGGGCCGGTGACTGTGTGCTGCTCAGCGACACCGTTGGCTTCGTGCAGCGTTTGCCCCACCACTTGGTGGCGTCCTTCCGGGCCACGCTGGAGGAGGCCATTCACGCGGATCTGCTCCTCCATATCGTGGATGCTTCTGCCCCGACGGCCTGGAGCCAGTACCAGGCGGTGACCAGGGTGTTCGATGATCTCGGCTGTACGGGGCACCATTCGCTCGTCTTGCTGAATAAGACCGATGCGGTGGAGGATCAGGCCATGTTCCAGGTTCTCCGGCACCAGTTACCGGACGCATTGCCGATCTCGGCTCGGACGGCGGTGGGCCTGACGGAGCTGACCGAACGAGTCCGGGAGTTGGCGGGTGGCCCCTCCCAGCGGGCGGTGATCCGCTTGAGTACGACCGACGGGCGGGCGATTGCCTACGTCGAACGGCACGCCGAGGTACTGGATCGCCGCTATGCCGACCACGCGGTGGAGATGGACGTAGTCATCCGCAACTCGCACCTGAACCGCTTACGGGAGCACCATCCGGCCTCACAGGTCGTCAACGCCAGGTGA
- a CDS encoding DUF4091 domain-containing protein, which yields MNTTRKACIRTAAVAIQLAVLSSGMAAEPRLLWPESCLAKVLRTAEAGSAPAALEVWGARGEIVSAQAVFRVPTDLPAATSSISDLVGVFSDARIPASGVKLQWVRYIDLTRNSQGVPSDELVAAAPVSLPDPYWEDAAIAVKANQAQPIWLEFHVPFDAQAGAYTGELQVKGGVAPAVLRVRLHVWDFELPRERHLSMINWWRFPGPGFDDRVKLYSDEYWKLLADFCAFLVEHRQTDINTSIGLIDETGDDQKGWTQDTGKLERYADTVFKAGIRQIHLHSVGRLTAEILDPASRVAAIEPNFRRLAALEQLIQRRGWSRRFVVSISDEPFVHHEETYAALVDRVHQTAPGVRCAEAVETEYPGKLDIWIPKYSHLNLWYSRFDEARHQGAELWFYICCHPVGRYPNRWVDQPLLHVRVLHWLNYLYDLRGFLHWALNHFAEGDPYSEKAIGSPYSPGERAIAYPGRTGLVGSLRFSTQRDGLQDYEYLWVLENRLRQIKQQVGEKEAFWLDPRQRPLELCRRVIWSFHDYTRNPDVLLEARKALAEEIEALRTGPLLVVQTSPPEGAVVPAGPRHIGIRGLVPPGARVTVDGRSVPTVRPSGYFAMPFFMPDGRPTLTVEVEHRGLKRAVTRTFKLTD from the coding sequence ATGAACACGACACGGAAGGCTTGCATCAGAACCGCTGCGGTTGCCATCCAACTGGCTGTTCTGTCTTCGGGTATGGCCGCGGAGCCGCGGCTTCTCTGGCCGGAGAGCTGCCTGGCCAAGGTCCTGCGAACGGCCGAGGCCGGCTCGGCTCCCGCGGCCCTGGAGGTATGGGGGGCTCGCGGCGAGATCGTCAGTGCCCAGGCCGTGTTTCGGGTACCGACCGATCTGCCCGCGGCAACCTCGAGTATCAGCGACCTGGTCGGCGTTTTTTCGGATGCCAGGATCCCAGCCTCGGGGGTCAAACTGCAGTGGGTTCGTTACATCGACCTGACCCGCAACAGCCAGGGCGTACCCAGCGATGAACTGGTGGCCGCCGCCCCAGTCAGCCTGCCCGATCCGTATTGGGAGGATGCTGCGATCGCGGTGAAGGCCAACCAGGCCCAGCCAATCTGGCTGGAGTTCCACGTCCCGTTCGATGCCCAGGCCGGCGCGTACACAGGTGAGCTCCAGGTCAAGGGTGGCGTCGCCCCGGCCGTGCTGCGGGTCAGGCTCCACGTATGGGATTTCGAGCTTCCACGTGAACGCCACCTGTCCATGATCAACTGGTGGCGGTTCCCCGGTCCGGGTTTCGACGACCGGGTGAAGCTGTACAGCGACGAGTACTGGAAGCTGCTTGCGGATTTCTGCGCGTTCCTGGTCGAGCATCGCCAGACGGACATCAACACCTCGATCGGGCTGATCGACGAGACCGGCGACGACCAGAAGGGCTGGACCCAGGACACAGGCAAGCTCGAACGATACGCCGACACGGTCTTCAAGGCCGGCATCCGGCAGATTCATCTGCATTCGGTCGGGCGCCTCACCGCCGAGATCCTCGATCCAGCCAGCCGCGTTGCTGCGATCGAGCCCAACTTTCGGCGTCTGGCGGCCCTGGAGCAACTCATTCAGCGCCGGGGCTGGTCAAGGCGTTTCGTGGTCAGTATCAGCGACGAGCCGTTCGTGCATCACGAGGAGACGTATGCCGCGCTGGTCGACCGCGTTCACCAGACTGCGCCCGGCGTCCGCTGTGCCGAGGCGGTGGAAACGGAATACCCGGGCAAGCTCGACATCTGGATCCCCAAATACAGCCACCTGAACTTGTGGTATTCGAGGTTCGACGAGGCCCGCCACCAGGGGGCCGAGCTGTGGTTCTACATCTGCTGCCATCCTGTGGGGCGATACCCGAACCGATGGGTCGATCAGCCACTGCTCCACGTCCGCGTGCTGCACTGGCTCAACTACCTGTACGACCTCCGCGGTTTCCTGCATTGGGCACTGAATCACTTCGCGGAGGGGGATCCGTACAGTGAGAAAGCGATTGGCTCGCCCTATTCGCCAGGCGAACGGGCAATCGCCTACCCCGGCCGGACCGGGCTGGTCGGCTCGCTGCGGTTCAGCACCCAGCGCGACGGGCTGCAGGACTATGAGTATCTCTGGGTCCTCGAGAATCGCCTGCGACAGATCAAGCAGCAGGTCGGCGAGAAGGAGGCCTTTTGGCTCGATCCCCGCCAGCGTCCGCTGGAGCTGTGCCGGCGGGTCATATGGTCGTTCCACGACTACACCCGCAATCCGGACGTCCTGCTCGAGGCCCGGAAGGCGTTGGCCGAGGAGATTGAAGCCCTTCGAACCGGGCCCCTGCTAGTCGTGCAGACCTCTCCGCCGGAAGGCGCGGTGGTGCCGGCAGGCCCGCGCCACATTGGCATCCGGGGGTTGGTTCCGCCGGGTGCCAGAGTCACCGTTGATGGCCGGTCGGTCCCGACCGTCCGCCCGAGCGGCTACTTCGCGATGCCGTTCTTCATGCCCGACGGCCGGCCGACCCTTACGGTTGAGGTCGAGCATCGGGGGCTCAAGCGGGCCGTGACGCGGACCTTCAAGTTGACCGATTGA
- the putP gene encoding sodium/proline symporter PutP, which produces MNLSHPTTIAFLIYIAVMVVIGFVAWRSTSNLSDYILGGRRLNSFVTAMSAGASDMSGWLLMGLPGALYAFGLSESWIALGLTLGAWFNWRLVAGRLRVYTELTRNALTLPGYFTHRFEDERVLLRVFSALVILVFFTIYCASGMVAGARLFERTFQMDYPTALWASAATTIVYVFVGGFLAVSWTDTVQATLMILALLLAPLVVFAKVGGPAAAWDVIRSLDTTRLDWFRGASWVGIISLLAWGLGYMGQPHILARFMSASSVKVIPSARRIGMIWMVLCLLGAMAVGFFGIAYFAAHPEDAAPVRANRETVFITLSQVLFNPWVAGILLSAILAAVMSTLSCQLLVCSSALTEDFYKVFCHPGASQKELVWIGRAMVLLVSAIAIAIASNPDSGVLSLVAYAWAGFGSAFGPLVLFSVIWPRMTRRGALAGMLIGAATVILWRHYGLWDLYEMIPGFTLASLAIVTVSLLDKPPGPTVTETFARMRQEAG; this is translated from the coding sequence ATGAACCTGAGCCATCCGACCACGATCGCTTTCCTGATCTACATCGCGGTTATGGTCGTCATCGGATTTGTCGCATGGCGGAGCACGAGCAACCTCTCGGACTACATTCTCGGCGGCCGGCGTTTGAACAGCTTCGTCACGGCGATGAGTGCCGGGGCCTCGGACATGAGCGGCTGGCTGCTGATGGGCCTTCCTGGGGCATTGTACGCGTTCGGGCTATCGGAGAGCTGGATCGCCCTGGGTCTCACGTTGGGGGCCTGGTTCAACTGGCGGCTGGTGGCCGGCCGGCTGCGGGTGTACACCGAGTTAACCCGAAACGCCCTGACGCTGCCCGGCTATTTCACACATCGTTTCGAGGATGAGAGAGTCCTGCTGCGTGTATTTTCGGCCCTGGTCATTCTGGTGTTCTTCACCATCTACTGTGCGTCCGGGATGGTGGCGGGAGCTCGCCTGTTCGAAAGGACTTTCCAGATGGATTATCCGACGGCCCTCTGGGCCAGTGCGGCCACCACCATCGTGTACGTGTTTGTGGGTGGTTTCCTGGCGGTGAGCTGGACCGACACCGTCCAGGCCACGCTGATGATCCTCGCTTTGTTGCTGGCTCCACTCGTCGTGTTCGCCAAGGTGGGTGGTCCAGCAGCAGCGTGGGATGTGATTCGATCGCTGGATACCACTCGTCTCGATTGGTTTCGCGGCGCCTCGTGGGTGGGGATCATCTCGCTGTTGGCCTGGGGGCTGGGGTACATGGGCCAGCCTCACATTCTGGCTCGTTTCATGTCCGCCTCCTCGGTCAAGGTCATCCCCAGCGCCCGGCGGATCGGGATGATCTGGATGGTCCTGTGCCTGCTGGGCGCCATGGCGGTCGGTTTTTTTGGCATCGCCTATTTCGCGGCCCATCCGGAGGATGCGGCGCCGGTGCGGGCGAACCGCGAGACCGTGTTCATCACGCTGTCTCAGGTTCTGTTCAACCCGTGGGTGGCCGGCATTCTCTTGTCGGCCATCCTGGCGGCGGTGATGAGCACGCTCTCCTGTCAGTTGCTGGTTTGCTCCTCTGCGTTGACGGAGGACTTCTACAAGGTCTTCTGTCATCCGGGTGCTTCGCAGAAGGAACTGGTCTGGATCGGGCGGGCGATGGTACTGCTGGTCTCCGCCATTGCCATTGCGATTGCCTCCAACCCGGATAGCGGGGTACTGAGCCTGGTCGCCTACGCATGGGCCGGGTTCGGATCCGCCTTCGGACCCTTGGTGTTGTTCTCCGTGATCTGGCCGCGCATGACCCGCCGCGGAGCGCTAGCCGGGATGCTGATCGGCGCCGCCACGGTGATTCTCTGGCGTCATTACGGCTTGTGGGACCTTTACGAGATGATTCCGGGGTTTACCCTGGCCAGTCTGGCAATCGTCACCGTCAGCCTGCTGGACAAGCCCCCTGGGCCGACGGTGACTGAGACATTCGCCCGAATGCGCCAGGAGGCCGGTTGA
- a CDS encoding DUF2961 domain-containing protein, which translates to MKPLLSGPWALFTVAAAGGVFAEEAPRTIGMEELHRLDLLPAFKTSVKVASISTYDHTGGNDDGFSGKYSFVRKEGDDLVLADLKGPGCLYRFHTPTPTDDLIEFYFDGEVEPRIRLPLRQMFTGQHEPFVEPICGHGAGGFYSYVPLTYKRSLKILLRAKSFQFYQLNYATYPENAFVETLMPVHSAAYLDHRAKAAALFSQRGQDLFEFNLPPGTTVKRQRVEASLQPGQTSTVFRTEHPGRIAALRLGPADALAGKDRDILLRITWDGDDQPAVLCPAGDFFGYAWGKPATGSCLLGTANQANYCFLPMPFDRSAAIELISARREGSPVSVTGEVVTAELPRRPDEGKFYAIWHRENPTTKGKPFTFVDTQGRGHIVGLILQAQGHSTGTTGFFEGDDQTTIDGELAVIGIGSEDNFNGGWYDVVDRWDGALSLPLSGCLGYQKHLGRTGGYRFMIGDAYSFRKSVRQTIEHAPEGNTMITDYCGMTYLYCEPRPTVAFPMPDAAARRVVDFSKITFAAGWNLPIRGFCYQGGTLTKQGAKIDGRDVRFLSLRAEGHDFFGPPFISITCDLPETARYTVHIEPVKGPQQGHVQLFQTEAPVGEPADLFAEKPTRSGPIRMGVISAAEGPNHLMFKIVGKNNASKALGFDLVNIICEREE; encoded by the coding sequence ATGAAGCCGCTGCTATCAGGTCCGTGGGCCCTATTCACGGTCGCCGCCGCCGGGGGTGTCTTCGCCGAAGAGGCGCCGCGGACTATCGGGATGGAGGAACTGCATCGGCTCGACCTGCTGCCGGCCTTCAAGACGTCGGTCAAGGTCGCCTCCATCTCCACCTATGACCACACCGGTGGCAACGACGACGGCTTCTCCGGCAAGTACTCGTTCGTCCGCAAGGAAGGCGACGATCTGGTTCTGGCCGACCTGAAGGGCCCCGGCTGCCTCTATCGCTTCCATACTCCCACGCCGACAGACGACTTGATCGAATTCTACTTCGACGGTGAGGTCGAGCCGCGGATCAGGCTCCCCCTGAGGCAGATGTTCACCGGCCAACATGAGCCCTTCGTGGAACCGATCTGCGGCCACGGGGCCGGCGGGTTCTACAGCTACGTCCCCTTGACGTACAAGAGGTCGCTCAAGATCCTGCTCAGAGCCAAGTCGTTCCAGTTCTATCAGCTCAACTATGCCACCTATCCCGAGAACGCCTTCGTCGAGACGTTGATGCCGGTGCACTCGGCCGCCTACCTAGATCACCGGGCGAAAGCTGCGGCTCTCTTCTCACAACGCGGCCAGGATCTCTTCGAGTTCAACCTGCCGCCCGGAACGACCGTGAAGCGTCAACGCGTCGAGGCCTCGCTCCAGCCGGGCCAGACGTCCACGGTATTCAGGACCGAACACCCAGGCCGGATCGCCGCTCTTCGTCTGGGACCGGCCGACGCCCTGGCCGGCAAGGACCGTGACATCCTCCTGCGAATCACCTGGGACGGCGACGATCAGCCTGCGGTGCTTTGCCCGGCGGGCGATTTCTTCGGTTACGCCTGGGGAAAACCGGCCACCGGTTCCTGCCTGCTGGGCACCGCGAACCAGGCCAACTACTGTTTTCTTCCCATGCCGTTCGATCGCTCCGCGGCCATCGAGCTGATCTCCGCCCGCCGGGAAGGCTCACCGGTCAGCGTGACCGGCGAAGTGGTCACCGCCGAGCTACCCCGCCGGCCGGACGAGGGCAAGTTCTACGCCATCTGGCACCGGGAAAACCCCACCACCAAGGGCAAGCCCTTTACCTTCGTTGACACCCAGGGGCGCGGGCACATCGTGGGCCTCATCCTCCAGGCTCAGGGCCATTCGACCGGCACGACCGGGTTCTTTGAGGGCGACGACCAGACCACCATCGATGGCGAATTGGCCGTGATCGGGATCGGATCGGAGGACAACTTCAACGGCGGATGGTACGACGTGGTTGACCGGTGGGACGGCGCCCTGTCCCTCCCGTTGAGCGGATGCCTGGGCTATCAGAAGCACCTCGGCCGCACCGGCGGCTACCGCTTCATGATCGGCGACGCCTACAGCTTCAGGAAGAGCGTGCGCCAGACCATCGAGCACGCCCCTGAAGGCAACACTATGATCACCGACTACTGCGGCATGACCTACCTCTACTGCGAGCCGCGCCCCACGGTGGCGTTCCCCATGCCCGACGCGGCCGCACGCCGGGTGGTCGATTTCAGCAAGATCACCTTCGCCGCGGGGTGGAATCTGCCGATCCGCGGCTTCTGCTATCAGGGTGGCACGCTGACCAAGCAGGGGGCCAAGATTGACGGCCGCGATGTCCGCTTCTTGTCCCTGCGGGCCGAAGGACACGACTTCTTCGGGCCGCCGTTCATTTCCATCACCTGTGACCTGCCAGAGACGGCCAGGTACACGGTGCACATCGAGCCGGTCAAGGGGCCCCAGCAGGGTCACGTGCAGCTCTTTCAGACTGAAGCGCCTGTCGGCGAACCGGCGGACCTCTTTGCCGAGAAGCCGACCCGGAGCGGACCGATCAGAATGGGCGTGATCTCCGCCGCCGAAGGCCCCAACCATCTCATGTTCAAGATCGTGGGAAAGAACAACGCCTCGAAGGCTCTCGGATTCGATCTCGTGAACATCATCTGCGAACGCGAGGAGTAG